The genomic stretch AAACCAATCCGCTCGAACCCGACACACTCGCAATTATAGCCCGCTTCCTCAGGATGCAAGAACTTGATCCCACGACGAGGCGATTCAGTGTGCCGGCCGAATGGAGCACCCCCCCCATATCAATCGGAACCCGACGTCACTCGGTTTCCCGAGCCACGAACGGCACATCGACAATTGTGATCGACTTGATCTTGAGCGGCTCAATCGGATGGTGATTCTCGTCCGTTTTGGCTTCGCCAAGACGCCGAAGGGTCTCCAGAGACGCCGGGCCTTGAATGCGGCCGAATGCGGTATATTGCCCGTCCCACTTCGGCTGACGGCTCAAACAGATGAAAAACTGACAACTGCCGGAGTTTGCGTCGCCCTGGATCAGCGCCATGCCGACGGTTCCCACATCGAATGGCGTATCGTTGAATTCCGGCGCCAAGGTCCGCCCGTCCGCCCGCTTCCCGGTTCCATCGCCGATCGGACATCCGCCAAGTATGAACTGCGTGGGGTAAACAAGGTGAAACGTCTTGCCGTTGTAAAACCGATCACGGGCCAGCTCGATGAAATTGTCCACATGTCGGGGCGCCTGATCGTACAGCAGGTTCATCGTCATGTTGCCGTAATTCGTCTCGATCACGGCCTGCTTGAATGAGACCACTTCGATCATCAACGTGTTGGTCTCGACCGCACCGGCATAAGGCCGCCACCGCAGTTCGTATTTTCCGGCCTGGTGAAGTCCGGGATAGAAACGCGCCACATCGAACCGCAGGCCGACCGTGCCGAACGGAGCCAGCGT from Phycisphaerae bacterium encodes the following:
- a CDS encoding peptidylprolyl isomerase, with amino-acid sequence MTSSMHWLMMLFSLFIAQPAPMSEPDSTSQAPPEETIVEEPISNAVRVLIRTDKSIIPIGSPVFLEFVVQNKTGAPVTLAVPGALKGKEAPEHGMGLPLEHVFSGINFRGLEISSESNPEMGNRVTRKPQFPVPPITLAPFGTVGLRFDVARFYPGLHQAGKYELRWRPYAGAVETNTLMIEVVSFKQAVIETNYGNMTMNLLYDQAPRHVDNFIELARDRFYNGKTFHLVYPTQFILGGCPIGDGTGKRADGRTLAPEFNDTPFDVGTVGMALIQGDANSGSCQFFICLSRQPKWDGQYTAFGRIQGPASLETLRRLGEAKTDENHHPIEPLKIKSITIVDVPFVARETE